A segment of the Pseudoalteromonas sp. DL-6 genome:
TGTATTTAGTCACTTTGATTATATGTGTTGTTGGCTTTATATTTTCACCAGCGAGTAGCCAGTTTTATACAAACCCGTTTTATATTGGCAGTTTTGTTTTTGCAATCGCGCTGATTGTAATTGTTATTAATTACTTTTGCCCAAATTGTAGAAAAAACCAAGTAATACAATCAGCTACAAACTATCGCCTGCCCACAAATAAGTGCTATCACTGCGAAGAAGAAATTAATTAAGCTTGTCGGATTGCGCTTCGCTTATCCGACCTACATGTTTGAATAAGCAGGTGTGGTGCTTGATATAAAGAGTGCTTGGAAAGAGTGAGCAATAGAGTTGTGCTGTTAGGTTTCGCTGCACTCAGCCTAACTTAAGATAACTTAACGCCGAGCAGCTTATAGCTAACCACTTGCGGCTGCGCTTGCTCTTTAACTAATACCCAAATACTTATGTACTTGAATTGATAAGCGCCAGTTTTTGGCGATACAGGTATCAATGGCTAATTTAGTTGCCGATGCTTTTTGGCTAATTGGCTGTAGATATACCAGTTTTGGGTTTACACCGGTGGCGGTAAATAGCTCTTCCAGTTCTTCTACGTGCTTTTGCATAGCAATTGGGTGTTTAATTTCATCGGCGCGTTGCATAGCACTGCTCAATACTTTGTAACCACCACGCATATTAATTTTTGGCGATACCGTAACCCACGTTTGGGCAGGGGCGAGAATTTCAAAGGTGCCACTGGTTTCTATTTGCGTGCTAAAGCCATGATCATGCAATAAATTACACACTGGATTTAAATCGTACATGCAAGGTTCACCACCGGTGATCACAACATGCTTGGCGGTATAGCCACGGGATTTAAATAATTCCAGGACCTGCGCGGCACTTGCCTCAGCCCAATGATCTGAGTCGGCTTTTTTTTCTACCGTGTCATCTAGTGATACTTTATATACATTATCAACATCCCAGGTTTGTTTAGTGTCACACCACGAACATCCCACAGGGCAACCTTGCAGGCGTAAAAATATAGACGGCGTACCGGTAAAGCTCGCTTCACCTTGAATGGTTTCAAACACTTCATTAATTTTGTACAAAAGAAATCTCACTTACAACCTGACGGCAAAATTGTTACTATTAAAAATCGCAAAGCACGGTGCAAAAATTGTCATTTATGCCTTGGCCGTGTAGTATATCGCGCCCTGATATAAACCTCTATCAAAACTAAAGAGCAAACCACGTATGACGCAAAAAGTAGTTGTTATTTATTCCGGCGGTATGGACTCATTTACTGTATTAAATAAAGCCTTGCAGCAAGGCCATGATGTTTATGCCCTCTCGTTTGATTATGGTCAGCGTCATGTTAAAGAACTTAAAGTTGCCGCCAACGTATGTGAAAAGCTAAATGTCCCGCACAAAATTGTTGATATATCAGCAATTAATCAGCTTATTGGTGGTTCGTCGTTAACAGACGATATTGATGTGCCAGAAGGCCATTACGAAGAAGAAAGCATGAAAAGCACCATTGTGCCTAACCGCAATATGATTTTACTTTCCTTAGCGGTAGGTTATGCGGTGTCACTTAAAGCGAGCAAAGTATATTACGGCGCGCATTCAGGCGATCATGCAATTTATCCTGACTGTCGTCCTGAGTTTGTTAAAAAGATGGATGATGTATGTCGTATTGCGAATTACGATGCAGTAGAAATTTTTAGCCCGTATTTAAACAATACTAAAATCGATATTTTAACCGATGGTATTAAAATGGGTTTAGACTACAGCCAAACATGGACCTGTTATAATGGTCGTGACAAAGCGTGTGGTAAATGTGGTGCCTGCCAAGAACGTTTAGAGGCCTTTGAGCTTAACAACGTGACAGACCCGCTTGAATATGAGTAAAGTTCAACGTTAATACATTAAAAGGCTACCTAGGGTAGCCTTTTTTGTTGCGATAAAATGTTAAAGCCAGCGCTTTACTCGTGATTTATAATCGTCAAATTGCTCACCAAATAATTTGTGGAGCGCCCGTTCCTCTGGGATTATTTGAAATAAGGTAATGTAAGCAATAAACCCTGCTACACCTAAAAAAGCCCACATTGAACCCAGCCACACACCCCAGCCTGCTAATATAAACGCAAAACCTAAATACATCGGATTACGAGAGAATTTATAAACACCTGAGGTAACTAAACTAGACGCTTGTTCTGGTTTATTAGGTAGTACTGTTGTTTTAGCAAACCGGAAACTCACGACCCCAGCAATACAAAATATACACCCAGTAGCGACAAGTGCTAGCGAGAGATAAGTAATAAATGCGCTAAAATCAATCACGGTATAATGTGCAATCAGTGCCATTACAGCAGCAAAAAACACCACAACCACAACCGGTGGAATTTTATTATTTAACATACCTACTCCTTGTATCGATTAAAAAACTTCATAATTACTATATGGTGGCGTGACAAATAATAACAATGACTTATCGAATATTTATAAATACAAATAAAGTTACAATTAATTAGCTTTATGAGCGTTTAATTATGGTTATAATTTAAGCTTAAATAAAAGTTAAAGGAAGTAATTATGTCTGGCACAACAATGATAGTTCTCATTGTACTTATTTCTGTAGGTTCGGGAGTTATTTACGATATGTATAAAAAGCACCTTGAATTTAAACATAAAGTACAGGACAACAATCAAGACGCACACAAACAACTAGCTGAGGTAACCGCTCAAGTGAGTGAACTTAAACAACGAGTACAAACACTTGAAGCCATTGTTACCGACTCAAGCTACAACGTAAAACAAGAAATAAACAAACTTTAATGTATACGTTACAAGTAATTTGGGTATAAATGTGCGTTTTCAGGCTGCTCAATGCCATGGGCAGCTAAAAAACCACCAATTGCTTGACCACACCCTTGTGGCGCTCGGCCACTGTCTATCTCAAAATTTAACTGATTCGCCTCTTGTTTACCCATTGAGCACAAACTAACTGAACTTGGCGAACGCATAGAAACACTTAACTCGCCTATTTGCTCCGCCTGCACATGCTTACTAAAACGTGCAAAACCTTGGTATTTAAAATGCTCGCTCACATAATCATTGCTTATAGCAACCAATGCGGCAATAAAACTATGTAAAAAGCTATTTGTTGTTGTATCCGGTGCTAAAAATGACAAAGTTTTGTTATTAAACTCACTCAGCTGGCAACTATCGCAATGAAGTTTAACCGTATACACCTGCTCACCGGTAATTATAGCTTGGCAGTTAATTAGCTCTATTTGGTTATCCGCAAACACAAGGCGATCTATCAGCTCGTTCAATGAAATATTTTTAAACGATGAACTTTTAACAAGCTCGGGATTTTGTGCCATAACGGGTAAGTCATGATGATTATTAAATGGCGTACTGGTTGCGCCTTGGTGTTGCAGCTGAAAAAGCTCTCTTACCTCATGCTCACGCGCCACTTTTAACGCTAAAAATGCAGTTTGAATAAGCTCCGAGGTAGGCAGGTTCTGCTCTAC
Coding sequences within it:
- a CDS encoding isoprenylcysteine carboxylmethyltransferase family protein — encoded protein: MLNNKIPPVVVVVFFAAVMALIAHYTVIDFSAFITYLSLALVATGCIFCIAGVVSFRFAKTTVLPNKPEQASSLVTSGVYKFSRNPMYLGFAFILAGWGVWLGSMWAFLGVAGFIAYITLFQIIPEERALHKLFGEQFDDYKSRVKRWL
- the queC gene encoding 7-cyano-7-deazaguanine synthase QueC, whose product is MTQKVVVIYSGGMDSFTVLNKALQQGHDVYALSFDYGQRHVKELKVAANVCEKLNVPHKIVDISAINQLIGGSSLTDDIDVPEGHYEEESMKSTIVPNRNMILLSLAVGYAVSLKASKVYYGAHSGDHAIYPDCRPEFVKKMDDVCRIANYDAVEIFSPYLNNTKIDILTDGIKMGLDYSQTWTCYNGRDKACGKCGACQERLEAFELNNVTDPLEYE
- the queE gene encoding 7-carboxy-7-deazaguanine synthase QueE, which gives rise to MYKINEVFETIQGEASFTGTPSIFLRLQGCPVGCSWCDTKQTWDVDNVYKVSLDDTVEKKADSDHWAEASAAQVLELFKSRGYTAKHVVITGGEPCMYDLNPVCNLLHDHGFSTQIETSGTFEILAPAQTWVTVSPKINMRGGYKVLSSAMQRADEIKHPIAMQKHVEELEELFTATGVNPKLVYLQPISQKASATKLAIDTCIAKNWRLSIQVHKYLGIS